The following are encoded together in the Coffea arabica cultivar ET-39 chromosome 1c, Coffea Arabica ET-39 HiFi, whole genome shotgun sequence genome:
- the LOC113741318 gene encoding hydroxycinnamoyl-CoA:piscidic acid hydroxycinnamoyltransferase-like, producing MVNLIASHIVKPAKPEVMYLSECDQCKPLTYATTVHFYKPENPELLKDATRVLKDSLSEALAAFYPLAGRLFQKDGGRVELRCNSMGALLLEAQSELKIEDFGDFCPTPQISALIPPIDYNNTPLHEVPLLLVQITRFACGGVSLGLAVSHVIVDGQSGCHFAAEWAKIARGEKSDDQPYLDRTILQQYEEYPSSIAPKLQYSDFYPLPVLIGQSSSLEERKKATTCAMFPLSKEQIEQLKNNANNHHDLVHKTNNHQPFSRFVAVSAHIWKCLSKARMHSPDQETVLYVTVDFRSRLKPPLPGRYFGNAVLPVPARAIAGDLQSRPPSYASSKIKEAIDKVTDEYVRSYLACMKNMPEVSSSRHFHTVGCAKGLFFGNPNLLITSWVGLDVHKVNFGGGEANSMTPGSLGYDGRLFLIPGPNGDGSLIIPLRLQVEHINAFKKYFYEDI from the coding sequence ATGGTTAACTTGATAGCCTCTCACATTGTCAAACCAGCAAAACCAGAAGTGATGTATTTATCTGAGTGTGATCAATGTAAACCCTTGACTTATGCAACCACCGTTCACTTTTACAAGCCAGAAAATCCAGAATTGCTAAAAGATGCCACTAGGGTTTTGAAAGACTCATTAAGCGAAGCCTTGGCAGCTTTTTATCCTCTTGCTGGACGTTTATTCCAGAAAGATGGAGGCCGAGTTGAGCTGCGTTGCAATTCCATGGGTGCTTTACTTCTTGAAGCTCAATCTGAGCTCAAAATCGAGGATTTTGGAGACTTTTGCCCAACGCCACAAATCAGTGCCCTGATCCCACCTATAGATTACAATAATACTCCCCTTCATGAGGTACCGCTCCTTCTAGTGCAAATCACAAGGTTTGCCTGTGGTGGTGTTTCTTTAGGCTTGGCCGTGTCACATGTCATTGTGGACGGTCAAAGCGGGTGTCATTTTGCTGCCGAATGGGCAAAGATTGCACGCGGTGAAAAATCTGATGATCAACCATACCTAGATCGTACAATTCTTCAACAATATGAAGAGTACCCATCGTCAATAGCTCCAAAATTACAATACTCGGACTTTTACCCACTACCCGTCCTGATAGGCCAGTCTAGCAGCTTAGAAGAGCGTAAAAAGGCTACTACCTGTGCCATGTTTCCGTTAAGCAAAGAACAAATTGAGCAGCTCAAGAACAACGCCAACAACCACCACGATTTGGTTCACAAAACTAACAATCATCAGCCATTTAGCCGGTTTGTAGCTGTATCTGCGCATATATGGAAGTGCTTATCCAAGGCCCGTATGCACAGCCCCGACCAAGAAACGGTTCTATATGTGACTGTGGATTTTCGCAGTCGGCTTAAACCACCCTTGCCCGGAAGGTATTTTGGAAATGCTGTCTTACCTGTACCAGCAAGAGCCATTGCAGGTGATCTCCAATCGAGGCCACCAAGCTATGCTTCAAGCAAAATTAAGGAAGCAATAGACAAGGTTACAGATGAGTATGTAAGGTCATATCTTGCTTGTATGAAGAACATGCCCGAGGTATCTAGCAGTCGACATTTTCACACTGTTGGTTGTGCAAAGGGGTTGTTCTTTGGAAATCCCAATTTGCTTATTACTAGTTGGGTTGGGCTGGACGTGCACAAAGTCAATTTTGGGGGGGGAGAAGCAAATTCCATGACCCCTGGGTCATTAGGTTATGATGGAAGACTCTTCCTTATTCCTGGTCCTAATGGGGATGGATCGTTGATTATCCCACTGCGCCTGCAAGTAGAACATATTAATGCTTTTAAGAAGTATTTCTATGAAGATATATAA